The genomic DNA GAATAGAGATCATATCGCTGCTTTGCAGCAGGTTGACGCTCACGTTCATCGATGCCGATTCAATCGTATTTTCCGGCAGCATGACGCCGTTTTCTACCAGCGCGTTGTCAATACTTTGGCGGATAGGCGTTCCGTTCGGCCAGACAATCCAGCGCCACGGCGCCAGGTCGTTCCAACCCAGACGAGGAAGGCGCGCCAGCGGATGGTCGGGACGTGAGACAAAACATACCGGCTCGGTGTACAGCACTTCGTAGTTTAACGGCAGCTCCAGCGCCCGGCCGCCGATGCGCCCGACCACCACGTCCACCACGCCCGACTGCAAATCGTGCAGCAGCGGGGTCATGACTTTCTCTTCGATATTGAGATGCAGCGTCGGCATTTCGGCCAGCAGCGGGAAAATGGCGTGGGAGACGCAGTCGGTTGCCACCGGCGAGCAGCCAATTTTCAGGCTGCCGACCAGCCCTCCTTGCTTAAATCGCTCCATCTCAAACTGTGAACGCTCGATATCGTTGATCAACCGCTGGGCGTGCTGAAGCAGCAGTTTACCGCCTTCCGATGGACGCAGCCCTTTGCTGTGCCGTTCGAACAGCGTCAGACCCAGCTCCTCTTCAAATTGGGTGAGCCATTTCGACAGCGCAGGCTGGGTGATGTGCATCATCTTCGCCACCTGGGTCAGATTTCCCTGCTCGCCGAGCGCCACCAGAATATGCAAATGATGTAGCTTCAGTTTCTGCGTCCAGTCTGCCATCAGATATAACCTCCAGGTTATGGTTAGGCATGAAATGCCATTGTACAACTCATTTCTCTTATCACAAAATAGCAACATAAAAGCAAAAAAAGAAACATCTTACCCTGTGCCGTTCGGGCCAGACGCGCGAACGGCGAATAAATGGATAACCTGCATTTTCGAGGCCTTCCCTATGACGCAACGACGTGAACTTCAGGCGCTAATCGACGCCGCCCCTATCGGCGCGATGCAGTGGCGCGTCATCATTTGCTGTTTTCTGGTGGTGATGATGGACGGTTTTGACACCGCCGCCATCGGCTTTATCGCTCCAGCAATACGCGACCACTGGCAGTTGACTGCCGCTGACCTGGCGCCGCTCTTTGGCGCAGGTCTGCTGGGCTTAACCGCTGGCGCGCTGCTGTGCGGGCCGATGTCCGACCGCTTCGGGCGCAAACGCGTTATCGAATGCTGCGTGGCGCTGTTTGGCCTCTTTAGCCTGCTGTCAGCCTTCTCGCCGAATCTGGAAGCGTTGATTGTCCTGCGCTTCTTAACCGGTCTCGGCCTTGGCGGTGCGATGCCGAATACCATCACCATGACCTCTGAATACCTGCCTACACGCCGTCGCGGCGCGTTGGTTACCCTGATGTTCTGCGGTTTTACTCTCGGCTCGGCGTTGGGCGGTATCGTCAGCGCGCAGCTGGTGGCGGTGATTGGCTGGCACGGCATTCTGGTGCTGGGCGGCGTGCTGCCGCTGGTCTTGTTCTTCGGGCTGTTGGCCGCATTGCCGGAATCGCCGCGCTGGCTGGTTCGCCGCCAGCGTCCACAGGCGCAGATTACCCGCACCGTGAGCGCAATGACCGGCGAGCGTTATGAAGAGACTGAATTCTGGCTCGACGAACCGGCAGCTACCCAGAAAGGCAGCATCAGCCAGCTGTTTGCCGGGCGTCAGCTCACCATCACGCTGATGCTGTGGGTGGTGTTCTTTATGAGTCTGCTGATCATCTATCTGCTTTCCAGCTGGATGCCGACGCTGCTGAACCATCGCGGCATCGATTTGCAGCATGCCTCCTGGGTTACCGCAGCCTTCCAGGTTGGCGGTACGCTAGGGGCGCTGATGCTGGGCGTGCTGATGGATAAATTCAATCCCTTCTGGGTGCTGGCCGTCAGCTATGCGCTGGGCGCGGTGTGTATCGTCATGATTGGCCTGAGTGAAAACGGCCTGTGGATGATGGCGCTGGCGATATTTGGCACCGGTATCGGTATCAGCGGATCGCAGGTTGGGCTTAATGCGCTGACCGCCACGCTGTACCCCACACAAAGCCGCGCCACCGGCGTGAGCTGGTCTAACGCCGTCGGCCGCTGCGGCGCCATCGTCGGCTCCGTCTCCGGCGGCATGATGATGGCGATGAACTTCTCATTCGACACCCTGTTTTTTGTTATCGCCGTACCGGCCGCCGTTAGCGCCGTCATGCTTACGCTGCTGACGCTGGTCGTACGCCGACCTTCCCGAGTACCCGAATCGCAGCCTGTGATGGGCGCGGTGAAAAGTTAAGGAGAATAATAATGACCTCGGACGTAAAACACGATCGCCAGCAGTTCTATCAGCACATTTCAGGGCAAAACCTGACGCCGCTGTGGGAGTCGCTGCATCACCTGGTGCCTAAAACGCCAAATGCTAACTGCGCGCCGGCCTACTGGAACTATCAGGAAATTCGCCCGCTGCTGCTGGAAAGCGGCAACCTGATTGGCGCAAAAGAGGCGGTACGCCGCGTGTTGGTGCTGGAAAACCCCGGCCTGCGCGGCCAGTCATCCATTACCTCGTCGCTGTACGCGGGTTTACAGCTGATCATGCCGGGTGAAGTCGCCCCGAGTCACCGCCATAACCAGTCGGCGCTGCGCTTTGTGGTTGAAGGCCACGGCGCGTTTACCGCCGTCGACGGCGAACGCACTCAGATGAGCCCGGGCGACTTTATCCTGACCCCGCAGTGGCGCTGGCACGATCACGGCAACCCGGGTTCAGAACCGGTTATCTGGCTGGATGGCCTGGATCTGCCGCTGGTGAACTACCTTGGCTGCGGCTTCGCCGAAGACTACCCGGAGGATCAGCAGCCGGTCACGCGTAAAGAAGGCGACTATCTGCCGCGCTACGCGGCCAACATGCTGCCGCTGCGCCACCAGGTTGGCAACTCATCGCCTATTTTCAACTATCGCTATGACCGCAGCCGCGATGCCCTGCATGACCTGACCCGTATGGGCGAGGCCGATGAATGGGACGGTTATAAGATGCGCTACGTCAACCCGGTCACCGGCGGCTATCCGATGCCGTCGATGGGGGCCTTCCTGCAGCTGCTGCCGAAAGGCTTCCAGTCGCGTCAGGCGCGCACCACCGACAGCACCATTTACCACGTGGTGGAGGGCAGCGGTGAGGTGACCA from Klebsiella sp. WP3-W18-ESBL-02 includes the following:
- the gtdA gene encoding gentisate 1,2-dioxygenase, with the protein product MTSDVKHDRQQFYQHISGQNLTPLWESLHHLVPKTPNANCAPAYWNYQEIRPLLLESGNLIGAKEAVRRVLVLENPGLRGQSSITSSLYAGLQLIMPGEVAPSHRHNQSALRFVVEGHGAFTAVDGERTQMSPGDFILTPQWRWHDHGNPGSEPVIWLDGLDLPLVNYLGCGFAEDYPEDQQPVTRKEGDYLPRYAANMLPLRHQVGNSSPIFNYRYDRSRDALHDLTRMGEADEWDGYKMRYVNPVTGGYPMPSMGAFLQLLPKGFQSRQARTTDSTIYHVVEGSGEVTIGEQTFSFKAKDIFVVPTWHSVSFNTPEETVLFSFSDRPVQEALGLFREARY
- a CDS encoding LysR substrate-binding domain-containing protein: MADWTQKLKLHHLHILVALGEQGNLTQVAKMMHITQPALSKWLTQFEEELGLTLFERHSKGLRPSEGGKLLLQHAQRLINDIERSQFEMERFKQGGLVGSLKIGCSPVATDCVSHAIFPLLAEMPTLHLNIEEKVMTPLLHDLQSGVVDVVVGRIGGRALELPLNYEVLYTEPVCFVSRPDHPLARLPRLGWNDLAPWRWIVWPNGTPIRQSIDNALVENGVMLPENTIESASMNVSVNLLQSSDMISILSLRLAERYQSQGQLSILALPRIEQKGSVGVFWRKKDLPSLALSRFLHYLSHPVQSES
- a CDS encoding MFS transporter, which encodes MTQRRELQALIDAAPIGAMQWRVIICCFLVVMMDGFDTAAIGFIAPAIRDHWQLTAADLAPLFGAGLLGLTAGALLCGPMSDRFGRKRVIECCVALFGLFSLLSAFSPNLEALIVLRFLTGLGLGGAMPNTITMTSEYLPTRRRGALVTLMFCGFTLGSALGGIVSAQLVAVIGWHGILVLGGVLPLVLFFGLLAALPESPRWLVRRQRPQAQITRTVSAMTGERYEETEFWLDEPAATQKGSISQLFAGRQLTITLMLWVVFFMSLLIIYLLSSWMPTLLNHRGIDLQHASWVTAAFQVGGTLGALMLGVLMDKFNPFWVLAVSYALGAVCIVMIGLSENGLWMMALAIFGTGIGISGSQVGLNALTATLYPTQSRATGVSWSNAVGRCGAIVGSVSGGMMMAMNFSFDTLFFVIAVPAAVSAVMLTLLTLVVRRPSRVPESQPVMGAVKS